The stretch of DNA TAAAACCAGTTTTTTGATTGCGGGCGAAAATCCAGGTTCGAAATTAGAAAAAGCCGCTAAATTAAAAATAGAAATTCTCAAAGAAGAAGATTTTCTCACCCTTCTAAAAAGTTAATGAAGAAATTTACCCAATCACTGTTTTACTTCTATCTTAGAGCTTTCAACCGAAAAAAACTGAGAAATGTTTCTGTGCCAATCATTAATCCAGATGTAAAATGTGCATTAGTCTTACTGCCTGATGATCCAGTCCTAATTAATCATTTAAAGAAGTTTACTCCTCAATTTAAAAAGCACATCGAGTCAATTACGTTTGTAATTAACGAATCTTACACTCCTCTTTTCAAAGATAAAATTCCCATAACTGCTGTAGTTTACAATTCAGGTCATCGGAGTAAATTTGATACCCCTTCACAGCAGCTTATCAATCAGCTCAGAATGAAGTCATACGATTTAGTGATTGATCTAAATATTTCCGATTCTTATTTCCATTATTATCTTATGCACAAAATTAAATGTGATAGAAAGCTCGGCTTTTTGAAGAAAAATTCTGATTTATTTAATAACTTACAATTGAGGACTTCTGAAAACGCAAACTTTGAGGGGGTCTAT from Ignavibacteria bacterium encodes:
- a CDS encoding glycosyltransferase family 9 protein, whose amino-acid sequence is MKKFTQSLFYFYLRAFNRKKLRNVSVPIINPDVKCALVLLPDDPVLINHLKKFTPQFKKHIESITFVINESYTPLFKDKIPITAVVYNSGHRSKFDTPSQQLINQLRMKSYDLVIDLNISDSYFHYYLMHKIKCDRKLGFLKKNSDLFNNLQLRTSENANFEGVYESFFKFLFL